Proteins encoded in a region of the Methylobacterium radiotolerans JCM 2831 genome:
- the dusB gene encoding tRNA dihydrouridine synthase DusB — translation MMTDHYLSALRREDAKAEAAGTAPLCLLAPLSGVTDLHMRRIARRCGADAVISEMVAAREFTRGSGEATLRAEGSGVDLHVVQLAGCEAGPMAEAARLAEAGGADVIDVNMGCPAKIVTGIASGSALMRDLDHAERLLASVRGAVSIPVTVKMRLGWDDASRNAADLAARAERLGLNAVTVHGRTRQQFYKGRADWAAIRAVVAAVSIPVIANGDVTDFASARACLDASGAAGVMIGRAATGRPWLVGQVAAALTGRPAAEPSRSEQAALAAEHYAGLLSLYGRDMGVRHARKHLAAYAETGGALDPAERSALLTTTDPETALALLARAFADAADPVQEAA, via the coding sequence ATGATGACTGACCATTATTTGAGCGCGCTGCGCCGCGAGGATGCGAAGGCTGAAGCGGCAGGCACCGCCCCGCTCTGCCTGCTCGCCCCCCTTTCCGGCGTCACCGACCTTCACATGCGCCGCATTGCCCGCCGCTGCGGTGCTGACGCGGTCATTTCCGAGATGGTGGCGGCCCGGGAATTCACCCGCGGATCCGGCGAGGCCACACTGCGCGCCGAGGGTTCCGGCGTCGACCTGCACGTTGTCCAGCTCGCGGGCTGCGAGGCGGGCCCAATGGCGGAGGCCGCGCGGCTCGCGGAGGCCGGGGGCGCCGACGTGATCGACGTGAACATGGGCTGCCCGGCCAAGATCGTGACGGGGATCGCCTCGGGCTCGGCGCTCATGCGCGACCTCGACCACGCCGAGCGCCTGCTCGCGTCCGTGCGGGGCGCCGTGTCGATCCCGGTGACCGTCAAGATGCGCCTCGGCTGGGACGACGCGAGCCGCAACGCCGCGGATCTCGCCGCCCGCGCCGAGCGGCTGGGCCTGAACGCCGTGACGGTCCACGGGCGGACGCGGCAGCAATTCTACAAAGGACGCGCCGACTGGGCGGCGATCCGCGCCGTGGTCGCGGCGGTGTCGATCCCGGTGATCGCCAACGGTGACGTGACCGACTTCGCCAGCGCCCGCGCTTGCCTGGACGCCTCGGGCGCCGCCGGGGTCATGATCGGCCGCGCGGCGACCGGCCGCCCCTGGCTGGTCGGGCAGGTCGCCGCCGCGCTCACGGGCCGGCCGGCCGCGGAGCCGTCGCGGTCCGAACAGGCCGCCCTGGCCGCGGAGCACTATGCGGGGCTGCTCTCCCTCTACGGCCGCGACATGGGCGTGCGCCACGCGCGCAAGCACCTCGCCGCCTATGCCGAGACCGGCGGCGCGCTCGATCCGGCCGAACGGTCGGCCCTCCTGACCACCACCGATCCGGAGACGGCGCTCGCCTTGCTGGCCCGCGCCTTCGCGGATGCGGCCGATCCCGTCCAGGAGGCCGCGTGA
- a CDS encoding ribosome modulation factor — protein MTNVQATASDSPFIQGRNARLYGKPVSECPYPEGSQERAAWMEAYEEAVVSDPPEKP, from the coding sequence TTGACCAACGTCCAGGCCACCGCGAGCGACAGCCCGTTCATCCAGGGCCGTAACGCGCGCCTCTACGGGAAGCCCGTGAGCGAATGCCCCTATCCGGAGGGCTCTCAGGAGCGCGCCGCCTGGATGGAGGCCTACGAGGAAGCCGTCGTCTCGGATCCGCCGGAGAAGCCGTGA
- the ntrC gene encoding nitrogen regulation protein NR(I) gives MPNGHIIVADDDAAIRTVLNQALSRAGYEVRSTGNCATLWRWVAQGEGDLVITDVVMPDENVFDLLPRIKRVRPELPIIVMSAQNTFMTAIRASERGAYEYLPKPFDLKELIAIVGRALSRPRGAAPAGAPPENEDIPLVGRSPAMQEIYRALARLMPTDLTVMITGESGTGKELVARALHDYGRRRTGPFVPVNMAAIPRDLIESELFGHEKGAFTGALQRSAGRFEQAEGGTLFLDEIGDMPMEAQTRLLRVLQQGEYTTVGGRVPIRTNVRIIAATNKDLRVSIQQGIFREDLFFRLNVVPLRLPALRERSEDVPDLVRHFFVLVEREGLTRKTLDGDAMERLKRYRWPGNVRELENLVRRLAALYPQETITGPVIEAELDTLPLATPAAPAANGAARKANGESETLSSAVERHLSDYFSGYRDTLPPPGLYHRILREIEGPLIGAALAATRGNQIRAAELLGVNRNTLRKKVRDLDLQVFRTAR, from the coding sequence ATGCCGAACGGCCACATCATCGTCGCCGACGACGACGCCGCCATCCGCACCGTGCTGAACCAAGCGCTGTCCCGGGCGGGCTACGAGGTCCGCTCGACGGGCAATTGCGCCACCCTCTGGCGCTGGGTCGCGCAGGGGGAGGGCGACCTCGTCATCACCGACGTGGTCATGCCCGACGAGAACGTGTTCGACCTGCTGCCGCGCATCAAGCGGGTGCGGCCGGAGCTGCCGATCATCGTGATGAGCGCGCAGAACACCTTCATGACGGCGATCCGCGCCTCGGAGCGGGGCGCCTACGAGTACCTGCCGAAGCCCTTCGACCTGAAGGAGCTGATCGCCATCGTCGGCCGGGCGCTCTCGCGCCCCCGGGGCGCGGCGCCGGCCGGGGCGCCCCCCGAGAACGAGGACATCCCGCTGGTCGGCCGCTCGCCGGCCATGCAGGAGATCTACCGGGCGCTCGCCCGGCTGATGCCCACCGACCTCACCGTGATGATCACCGGCGAGTCCGGCACCGGCAAGGAGCTGGTCGCCCGGGCGCTGCACGATTACGGCCGCCGCCGCACCGGCCCGTTCGTGCCGGTCAATATGGCGGCGATCCCGCGCGACCTGATCGAGTCCGAGCTGTTCGGCCACGAGAAGGGCGCCTTCACGGGCGCGCTCCAGCGCTCCGCCGGCCGGTTCGAGCAGGCCGAGGGCGGCACGCTGTTCCTCGACGAGATCGGCGACATGCCCATGGAGGCGCAGACCCGGCTGCTGCGCGTGCTCCAGCAGGGCGAGTACACGACGGTGGGCGGCCGCGTCCCGATCCGCACCAACGTCCGGATCATCGCGGCCACCAACAAGGACCTGCGGGTCTCCATCCAGCAGGGCATCTTCCGGGAGGACCTGTTCTTCCGCCTCAACGTCGTGCCGCTGCGGCTGCCGGCCCTGCGCGAGCGCTCCGAGGACGTGCCGGACCTCGTCCGCCACTTCTTCGTGCTCGTCGAGCGCGAGGGCCTGACCCGGAAGACCCTCGACGGCGACGCCATGGAGCGGCTGAAGCGCTACCGCTGGCCCGGCAACGTCCGCGAGCTCGAGAACCTCGTCCGGCGGCTCGCCGCCCTCTACCCGCAGGAGACGATCACCGGCCCGGTGATCGAGGCCGAGCTCGACACGCTGCCGCTGGCGACGCCCGCGGCGCCGGCGGCCAACGGCGCCGCCCGCAAGGCGAACGGGGAATCGGAGACCCTGTCCAGCGCCGTGGAGCGCCACCTCTCGGACTACTTCTCCGGCTATCGCGACACGCTGCCGCCCCCCGGCCTGTATCACCGGATCCTGCGGGAGATCGAGGGCCCGCTGATCGGCGCGGCGCTCGCCGCCACCCGCGGCAACCAGATCCGCGCCGCGGAACTGCTCGGCGTCAACCGCAACACCCTGCGCAAGAAGGTCCGCGACCTCGACCTGCAGGTCTTCCGGACGGCGCGGTAG
- the metC gene encoding cystathionine beta-lyase, whose protein sequence is MSLKPSPDAKQTFAPATRLVHAGRDPGEQHGFVNTPIYRGSTVLYPTYDAIKNRRGRYNYGTSATPTMDSLTEAWTELAGAAGTVVTPSGLAALTVALMAAVSAGDHLLVTDSAYRPTRQFCDGVLARYGVEVTYYDPTIGAGIAELMRPNTRAVLVEAPGSQSFEMQDIPAIAEVAHAHDACVIMDNTWATPLLFPPHARGVDIAVEAGTKYLSGGSDLLIGLTSANARYYPAVRRTFDHFAMCAGAEDIFLALRGLRTMSLRLREHGRAGLEMARWFQARPEVLRVLHPGLPEDPGHAIWKRDFAGASGLFGVILKPVPEAAVAAMLDGLQLFGMGFSWGGFESLVIPFDCAGYRTATRWAPGGPALRFHIGLEDTADLKADLDAGFARLRAAS, encoded by the coding sequence ATGTCCCTGAAGCCCTCGCCCGACGCCAAGCAGACCTTCGCGCCCGCGACGCGCCTCGTCCACGCGGGCCGTGACCCGGGCGAGCAGCACGGCTTCGTGAACACGCCGATCTACCGCGGATCCACGGTCCTCTACCCGACCTACGACGCGATCAAGAACCGGCGCGGCCGCTACAATTACGGGACCTCGGCGACACCGACGATGGACTCGCTGACGGAGGCGTGGACGGAACTCGCCGGCGCCGCCGGAACCGTCGTGACGCCCTCCGGGCTCGCGGCGCTCACCGTCGCGCTGATGGCCGCGGTCTCGGCGGGCGACCACCTCCTCGTCACCGATTCCGCCTATCGGCCGACCCGCCAGTTCTGCGACGGCGTGCTGGCGCGCTACGGCGTCGAGGTGACCTACTACGACCCGACCATCGGGGCCGGCATCGCGGAACTGATGCGCCCGAATACCCGGGCCGTGCTGGTCGAGGCGCCCGGCTCGCAGAGCTTCGAGATGCAGGATATCCCGGCCATCGCCGAGGTCGCGCACGCACACGACGCCTGCGTGATCATGGACAACACCTGGGCGACGCCGCTGCTGTTCCCGCCGCACGCGCGCGGCGTCGACATCGCGGTCGAGGCCGGCACCAAGTACCTCAGCGGCGGCTCGGACCTGCTGATCGGCCTGACCTCCGCGAACGCGCGCTACTACCCGGCCGTGCGCCGCACCTTCGACCATTTCGCCATGTGCGCCGGCGCCGAGGACATCTTCCTGGCGCTGCGCGGCCTGCGCACCATGTCCTTGCGGCTGCGCGAGCACGGCCGCGCCGGACTGGAGATGGCCCGGTGGTTCCAGGCGCGGCCCGAGGTGCTGCGGGTGCTCCATCCCGGCCTGCCCGAGGATCCCGGCCACGCGATCTGGAAGCGCGACTTCGCGGGCGCGTCGGGCCTGTTCGGGGTGATCCTGAAGCCGGTGCCCGAGGCCGCGGTGGCCGCCATGCTGGACGGGCTGCAGCTCTTCGGGATGGGCTTCTCGTGGGGCGGCTTCGAGAGCCTCGTGATCCCGTTCGACTGCGCCGGCTACCGGACCGCGACCCGGTGGGCTCCCGGCGGACCGGCGCTCCGCTTCCACATCGGGCTTGAGGACACCGCCGACCTCAAGGCCGACCTCGACGCCGGCTTCGCGCGCCTCCGGGCGGCGTCGTAG
- a CDS encoding two-component system sensor histidine kinase NtrB — MSDEPLPKESGNRRDTAAEAVLNALPLPVLTIGADERILHCNHAAEAFFDYSARLMQRRRLRDIIPFASPIIALVAEVRRRQASVSEYRVELTQPRLGLERSVDVFATPLGDDGEAVVMMLQERTIADKMNRQLTHRGAARSMVALGAMLAHEIKNPLAGIRGAAQLLESTGAEEDRLLTRLICDESDRIVRIVERMELFGDERPSDRGAVNVHGVLDQVKRSAQSGFARHIRFIETYDPSLPPVLGNRDQLIQVILNLVKNAAEAIGPDAVEGEITLSTAFRTGLRLQVPGSRERVSLPIEVAVRDNGPGISADLLPDLFDPFVTTKAQGSGLGLALVAKIVGDHGGIVECDPAPRRTAFRILLPMSSARDGRESAVDP; from the coding sequence GTGAGCGACGAGCCCCTCCCGAAAGAGTCCGGCAACCGGCGCGACACCGCCGCCGAGGCCGTGCTCAACGCCCTGCCGCTGCCGGTACTCACCATCGGCGCCGACGAGCGGATCCTCCACTGCAACCACGCCGCGGAAGCGTTCTTCGACTATTCCGCCCGGCTGATGCAGCGCCGTCGCCTGCGCGACATCATTCCCTTCGCCTCGCCGATCATCGCCCTGGTGGCCGAGGTGCGGCGGCGCCAGGCCAGCGTCAGCGAATACCGGGTGGAGCTCACCCAGCCGCGCCTCGGCCTGGAGCGCAGCGTCGACGTGTTCGCGACGCCGCTCGGCGACGACGGCGAGGCCGTGGTGATGATGCTCCAGGAGCGCACCATCGCCGACAAGATGAACCGCCAGCTCACCCATCGCGGCGCGGCGCGCTCGATGGTGGCGCTCGGCGCGATGCTGGCCCACGAGATCAAGAACCCGCTCGCGGGCATCCGCGGCGCGGCGCAGCTCCTGGAGAGCACCGGTGCCGAGGAGGACCGGCTGCTCACCCGCCTGATCTGCGACGAATCGGACCGGATCGTCCGCATCGTCGAGCGCATGGAGCTGTTCGGCGACGAGCGCCCCTCGGATCGCGGCGCCGTCAACGTCCACGGGGTGCTCGATCAGGTGAAGCGCTCGGCCCAGTCGGGCTTCGCGCGGCACATCCGGTTCATCGAGACCTACGACCCGTCGCTGCCGCCGGTGCTGGGCAACCGCGACCAGCTGATCCAGGTGATCCTGAACCTCGTGAAGAACGCCGCCGAGGCGATCGGCCCGGACGCGGTCGAGGGCGAGATCACCCTGTCGACCGCCTTCCGCACCGGCCTGCGCCTGCAGGTCCCGGGCTCCCGCGAGCGGGTCAGCCTGCCGATCGAGGTGGCGGTGCGCGACAACGGCCCGGGCATCTCGGCCGACCTGCTGCCCGACCTGTTCGACCCGTTCGTCACCACCAAGGCGCAGGGCTCCGGCCTCGGTCTTGCATTGGTGGCCAAGATCGTCGGCGATCACGGCGGGATCGTCGAGTGCGATCCCGCCCCGCGCCGCACGGCGTTCCGCATCCTTCTGCCGATGTCGAGTGCCCGGGACGGGCGCGAATCGGCGGTCGATCCGTGA
- a CDS encoding MAPEG family protein, producing MIFPATTAFYAGLLALVYLGLSGWVIGARVSGNVLFGDGGDDTVLKRVRSHANFAEYVPLALIVIGLLEASGGSHGLVRALLVALLVARILHPIGMFAPPNSPRQFACRGGGILLTMAALAVAAIALLVRVA from the coding sequence ATGATCTTCCCCGCGACCACGGCCTTCTACGCCGGGCTGCTCGCCCTCGTGTATCTGGGCCTCTCGGGATGGGTGATCGGGGCCCGCGTCTCCGGGAACGTGCTGTTCGGCGACGGCGGCGACGACACGGTGCTCAAGCGCGTGCGCTCGCACGCCAATTTCGCGGAATACGTCCCGCTGGCCCTGATCGTCATCGGCCTGCTGGAGGCGAGCGGTGGCAGCCACGGCCTGGTCCGGGCGCTGCTGGTCGCCCTGCTGGTCGCCCGGATCCTGCACCCGATCGGGATGTTCGCGCCCCCGAACTCGCCGCGCCAGTTCGCCTGCCGGGGCGGCGGCATCCTGCTCACCATGGCGGCCCTGGCCGTCGCGGCGATCGCGCTGCTGGTGCGGGTGGCCTGA
- a CDS encoding ArnT family glycosyltransferase, giving the protein MTTSLSAGGAPRLAPVDRIGRGLDALSLTHARAVAALLALCLILFLPGQISLQPMDRDEPRFAQASKQMLESGDLVDIRFQGEARHKKPVGIYWAQAAAVAAGEALGVPGARTQIALYRFPSLIGAVASVLLAYWAALAFLPRRSALLAAALYGACLMLSAEAHLAKTDALLAACATASLAALAHAWLAPRDGRPVSGPTFAAFWLGMAVGILVKGPMVPLFAALPALGLSLAARSGRWLLPLRPWPGLALTLLLVAPWFAAIAWKSGGAFYAEAVGHDMLGKVGGAAERHWGPPGAYALVFFATFWPAAAFTAMSLPFAWRARREPAVAFLIAAVLPAWLIFEAVPTKLPHYVLPLMPWLAILTVLALSRGALDPRLRGARLTALLLPAIPVALTLGLCLAGWRLDSHTIPWPALPLLAAACAVAVLAWLAFAQGSAERALVLGVLASALLGPAVLGVAQRSLPALKVSPRLAALRDRAPCPNPLVASLGYREPSLVFLIGTGLALPPDGAAARSFLEGGGCRLLFVESRDRDDFNAAWPVGRGAPAPLAEVEGFNLNTGRRVFVTAYAVAP; this is encoded by the coding sequence ATGACCACGAGCCTCTCCGCCGGCGGCGCGCCGCGCCTTGCCCCCGTCGACCGGATCGGCCGCGGGCTCGACGCGCTGAGCCTCACCCATGCCAGGGCCGTCGCCGCCCTGCTGGCGCTGTGCCTGATCCTGTTCCTGCCGGGGCAGATCTCGCTGCAGCCGATGGACCGGGACGAGCCCCGCTTCGCCCAGGCCTCGAAGCAGATGCTGGAGAGCGGCGACCTCGTGGATATCCGCTTCCAGGGGGAGGCGCGGCACAAGAAGCCGGTGGGGATCTACTGGGCGCAGGCCGCCGCCGTGGCGGCCGGCGAGGCGCTGGGCGTGCCCGGGGCCCGCACCCAGATCGCCCTGTACCGCTTCCCGTCGCTGATCGGCGCCGTCGCCTCGGTTCTTCTCGCCTACTGGGCGGCGCTCGCCTTCCTGCCCCGGCGGTCGGCGCTGCTGGCGGCCGCCCTCTACGGCGCCTGCCTGATGCTCTCGGCCGAGGCCCACCTCGCCAAGACCGACGCGCTGCTCGCCGCCTGCGCCACCGCGAGCCTCGCCGCGCTCGCCCACGCGTGGCTGGCGCCGCGGGACGGTCGGCCGGTCTCGGGACCGACCTTCGCGGCGTTCTGGCTCGGGATGGCGGTCGGGATCCTGGTGAAGGGGCCGATGGTTCCGCTCTTCGCCGCGCTGCCGGCGCTCGGCCTGTCGCTCGCGGCGCGGTCCGGCCGCTGGCTGCTGCCGCTCCGGCCCTGGCCGGGCCTCGCCCTCACGCTCCTGCTGGTGGCGCCCTGGTTCGCGGCGATCGCCTGGAAGAGCGGGGGCGCGTTCTACGCCGAGGCGGTCGGCCACGACATGCTCGGCAAGGTCGGCGGGGCGGCCGAGCGGCACTGGGGACCGCCCGGCGCCTACGCGCTCGTGTTCTTCGCGACCTTCTGGCCGGCGGCGGCCTTCACCGCCATGAGCCTGCCGTTCGCTTGGCGGGCGCGACGGGAGCCCGCCGTGGCCTTCCTGATCGCCGCGGTGCTGCCGGCCTGGCTGATCTTCGAGGCGGTGCCCACCAAGCTGCCCCACTACGTGCTGCCGCTGATGCCCTGGCTCGCGATCCTGACCGTGCTGGCGCTGAGCCGGGGGGCGCTGGACCCGCGCCTGCGGGGCGCCCGCCTGACGGCCCTGCTGCTGCCGGCGATCCCGGTCGCCCTGACCCTCGGCCTCTGCCTCGCCGGCTGGCGGCTCGACAGCCACACGATCCCGTGGCCGGCCCTGCCGCTGCTCGCCGCCGCCTGCGCGGTCGCGGTCCTGGCCTGGCTCGCCTTCGCGCAGGGATCCGCCGAGCGCGCCCTCGTCCTCGGGGTGCTGGCCTCCGCCCTGCTGGGCCCGGCGGTGCTGGGCGTGGCGCAGCGCTCGCTGCCGGCCCTGAAGGTCTCGCCGCGGCTCGCGGCCCTGCGCGACCGCGCGCCCTGCCCGAACCCGCTTGTGGCGAGCCTCGGATACCGCGAGCCGAGCCTCGTCTTCCTGATCGGCACCGGCCTCGCCCTGCCGCCCGACGGGGCCGCCGCCCGGTCCTTCCTCGAGGGCGGCGGCTGTCGCCTGCTCTTCGTCGAATCCCGTGATCGCGACGATTTCAACGCGGCCTGGCCGGTCGGCCGCGGCGCGCCCGCGCCCCTGGCGGAGGTCGAGGGCTTCAACCTCAACACCGGCCGCCGGGTCTTCGTGACGGCCTACGCGGTGGCCCCGTGA
- a CDS encoding glycosyltransferase: MSGSPHLSVVVPVKNEAGNIAPLVAEIEAACAGLAFELIYVDDGSTDGTPAALAAARAARPWLRVLRHARSGGQSAAVRSGVLAARGGIVATLDGDGQNDPAFIPALLAALEAAGPGAGLAQGQRRGRKDGRFKMLQSRIANGVRGRILNDSTRDTGCGLKVFRRAVYLRLPYFDALHRFMPALVAREGFSVVHRDVVDRPRLTGVSNYGLFDRLWVGLLDLAGVWWLIRRKRADPRPEEIAGPAGQTADQDVGC; this comes from the coding sequence GTGAGCGGATCCCCCCATCTCAGCGTCGTCGTGCCGGTCAAGAACGAGGCCGGCAACATCGCGCCCCTGGTGGCCGAGATCGAGGCCGCCTGCGCGGGCCTCGCCTTCGAGCTGATCTACGTGGACGACGGCTCGACCGACGGCACGCCGGCGGCGCTGGCGGCGGCCCGGGCGGCGCGGCCCTGGCTGCGGGTGCTGCGCCACGCGCGGAGCGGCGGCCAGTCGGCGGCGGTGCGCAGCGGCGTCCTGGCGGCCCGCGGCGGGATCGTCGCGACCCTCGACGGCGACGGCCAGAACGATCCGGCCTTCATCCCCGCGCTGCTCGCGGCCCTCGAGGCGGCGGGACCGGGAGCCGGCCTCGCCCAGGGCCAGCGGCGCGGTCGCAAGGACGGCCGCTTCAAGATGCTCCAGTCCCGGATCGCCAACGGCGTGCGCGGGCGGATCCTCAACGATTCCACCCGCGACACCGGCTGCGGCCTGAAGGTCTTCCGCCGCGCCGTGTATCTCAGGCTGCCGTATTTCGACGCCCTCCACCGATTCATGCCGGCCCTGGTCGCCCGCGAGGGCTTCTCGGTCGTCCACCGCGACGTGGTCGACCGGCCGCGGCTGACGGGGGTGTCCAATTACGGCCTGTTCGACCGCCTCTGGGTCGGGCTCCTCGATCTCGCCGGCGTCTGGTGGCTGATCCGGCGCAAGCGCGCGGATCCGCGGCCCGAGGAGATCGCCGGCCCGGCCGGCCAAACCGCGGACCAGGACGTCGGATGCTGA
- a CDS encoding lipid-A-disaccharide synthase N-terminal domain-containing protein yields MLIQLAHDLPAYFYDVFVTRLDFWLVFGIVAQVVFGSRFILQWIASERAGRSVMPLSFWFLSILGGMMTLVYGFVRREPVIIIGQGLSTGIYLRNLALIFRERRRKRGAA; encoded by the coding sequence ATGCTGATCCAGCTCGCCCACGATCTGCCGGCCTATTTCTACGACGTGTTCGTCACCCGGCTCGACTTCTGGCTGGTGTTCGGCATCGTCGCGCAGGTGGTGTTCGGCTCGCGCTTCATCCTGCAATGGATCGCCAGCGAGCGGGCCGGGCGGAGCGTGATGCCGCTGTCGTTCTGGTTCCTGTCGATCCTCGGCGGGATGATGACGCTGGTCTACGGGTTCGTCCGCCGCGAGCCGGTGATCATCATCGGCCAGGGCCTCTCCACCGGCATCTACCTGCGCAACCTCGCGCTGATCTTCCGCGAGCGGCGGCGGAAGCGGGGCGCCGCGTGA
- a CDS encoding bifunctional 2-C-methyl-D-erythritol 4-phosphate cytidylyltransferase/2-C-methyl-D-erythritol 2,4-cyclodiphosphate synthase has translation MPATGTPATGPASAGAGVAAVVVAAGRGIRIGGGTPKQYRRVGGQAVLTRTLAALAADDAIARIQPVIAADAADFFRSCLEELAPAIRAKITTPVEGGATRQLSVRAGLEALAAGDAPEIVLVHDAARPYVDSALIARAIAAGRDHGAAVPGVPVTDTVKRVVDIAPGIGRVHETPPREHLRAVQTPQAFVFGPLLGAHRDAAAQGLDGFTDDGALAEWAGLPVVVFAGDVANRKITQPADLIEADRAFATATTDLPAPGARAMTTYVTRLGTGFDVHAFTTGDHVWLGGVKIPADRGVLAHSDGDVALHALTDALLGAIADGDIGTHFPPSDERWRGASSDQFLAHACDLVRARGGRIDHLDITVLAEAPRIGKHREEIRARIAAIAGVPLGAVSIKATTTEKLGFVGRAEGLAAQAAATVRLPEEDGPALDAQAETAMRQG, from the coding sequence ATGCCCGCCACCGGCACGCCAGCCACCGGACCCGCCAGCGCGGGAGCCGGCGTCGCCGCGGTTGTGGTGGCGGCCGGGCGCGGCATCCGCATCGGCGGCGGCACGCCCAAGCAGTACCGCCGGGTCGGCGGGCAGGCGGTCCTGACCCGCACCCTGGCGGCGCTGGCGGCGGACGACGCGATCGCGCGGATCCAGCCGGTGATCGCCGCCGACGCGGCGGACTTCTTCCGCAGCTGCCTGGAGGAGCTCGCGCCCGCGATCCGTGCCAAGATCACCACGCCGGTCGAGGGCGGCGCGACGCGCCAGCTCTCCGTGCGCGCCGGTCTCGAGGCGCTGGCCGCCGGCGACGCGCCCGAGATCGTGCTCGTCCACGATGCCGCCCGTCCCTACGTGGATTCCGCGCTGATCGCCCGGGCGATCGCGGCCGGGCGCGACCACGGCGCGGCCGTTCCGGGCGTGCCGGTGACCGACACGGTCAAGCGCGTCGTCGACATCGCGCCCGGCATCGGCCGGGTGCACGAGACCCCGCCGCGGGAGCACCTGCGCGCGGTCCAGACCCCCCAGGCCTTCGTCTTCGGCCCGCTCCTCGGCGCCCACCGGGACGCCGCCGCGCAGGGCCTCGACGGCTTCACCGACGACGGCGCCCTCGCTGAATGGGCCGGGCTGCCTGTGGTCGTCTTTGCGGGCGACGTCGCCAACCGCAAGATCACCCAGCCCGCCGACCTGATCGAGGCGGATCGCGCCTTCGCGACCGCCACCACCGACTTGCCAGCGCCGGGAGCCCGCGCCATGACCACCTACGTGACCCGCCTCGGCACCGGCTTCGACGTGCACGCCTTCACCACCGGCGACCATGTCTGGCTGGGTGGGGTGAAGATCCCGGCCGATCGCGGCGTGCTCGCCCATTCGGACGGTGACGTCGCGCTGCACGCCCTGACCGACGCCCTGCTCGGCGCCATCGCGGACGGCGATATCGGCACGCACTTCCCGCCCTCCGACGAGCGCTGGCGCGGCGCGTCCTCGGACCAGTTCCTGGCCCATGCCTGCGACCTGGTCCGCGCCCGCGGCGGCCGCATCGACCACCTCGACATCACCGTGCTCGCCGAGGCACCGCGCATCGGCAAGCACCGCGAGGAGATCCGCGCGCGGATCGCCGCCATCGCGGGCGTGCCGCTCGGCGCGGTGTCCATCAAGGCGACGACCACCGAGAAGCTCGGCTTCGTCGGCCGGGCGGAGGGGCTCGCCGCCCAGGCGGCCGCGACGGTCCGGCTGCCCGAGGAGGACGGTCCCGCCCTCGACGCGCAGGCCGAAACCGCGATGCGGCAGGGCTGA